One region of Tamandua tetradactyla isolate mTamTet1 chromosome 6, mTamTet1.pri, whole genome shotgun sequence genomic DNA includes:
- the ST6GALNAC1 gene encoding alpha-N-acetylgalactosaminide alpha-2,6-sialyltransferase 1 isoform X2, with protein sequence MSHGVGVKEPISYLCEPLDVQRYQDTVKLKERSPGSLQKASSQTPKMGKRTTVHVESLQGISANDTWLETTDHRAKGNRTAEAKHSLSVEVLAERQSKVTITAKSWEKKKIMVEMLSPRSQDKGISIVRAEALSMKTTKGRGNQNKTLKTQRTVLVRHQDNRVTTAKPLTPEGQDKRMATSGTVSIGNRREETTISGSQEKRISTRTQTKVKPKVRLEDQATKQRTQATPPSILYQKPTTHRVQRLKAINFKSEPRWDFEENYSLEVGGLQTTCSDSVKVKASRSLWLQNLFLPNLTLFLDSKHFNQSEWDRLEHFAPPFGFMELNHSLVQKVVAHFPPVPQQQLLLARLHSGSPRCISCAVVGNGGILNNSRMGQEIDSHDYVFRLSGAVIKGYEQDVGTRTSFYGFTAFSLTQSLLILGNRGFHHVPQGKDVHYLHFLEGARDFEWLEALLLNQTVKGNSFPWFRRRPQEAFRDALQLDRYLLLHPDLLRYMKNRFLKSKTLDTAHWRIYRPTTGALVLLTALQLCDQVSAYGFITEGHERFSDHYYDKSWKRLIFYINHDFKLERMLWKKLHDEGMIRLYQHPATSKAKN encoded by the exons GTATCAAGATACAGTGAAACTTAAAGAAAGGTCTCCAGGGTCACTACAAAAGGCTAGCTCCCAGACAcccaaaatgggaaagaggacAACTGTCCATGTAGAGTCCCTACAAGGGATAAGTGCAAACGACACATGGCTCGAGACCACAGACCACAGGGCCAAAGGGAACAGGACAGCAGAAGCCAAGCATTCTTTGTCAGTGGAGGTACTGGCAGAGAGGCAAAGCAAGGTGACCATCACAGCAAAGAgttgggaaaagaagaaaattatggtGGAGATGCTGTCACCAAGAAGTCAAGACAAAGGGATAAGCATTGTCAGGGCAGAGGCCCTATCAATGAAGACAACCAAAGGAAGGGGGAACCAGAACAAGACACTAAAGACCCAAAGGACAGTGTTAGTAAGGCATCAGGACAACAGGGTGACCACAGCAAAGCCACTCACTCCTGAAGGTCAGGACAAGAGGATGGCCACCTCAGGAACAGTGTCAATAGGAAACAGAAGGGAAGAAACTACCATCTCAGGTTCCCAGGAAAAGAGAATCTCCACCAGGACCCAAACAAAAGTCAAACCCAAAGTGAGGTTGGAGGATCAGGCAACCAAGCAGAGAACCCAGGCCACCCCACCATCTATCCTTTACCAGAAGCCCACcacacacagagtccagagactgaAGGCCATCAACTTCAAGTCTGAGCCTCGGTGGGATTTTGAGGAAAATTACAGCTTGGAAGTAGGAGGCCTACAGACG ACCTGTTCCGACTCTGTGAAGGTCAAAGCCTCCAGATCACTGTGGCTCCAGAACCTCTTCCTACCCAACCTCACCCTCTTCCTGGACTCCAAACATTTCAACCAGAGTGAGTGGGACCGCCTGGAACACTTTGCACCACCCTTTGGCTTCATGGAGCTCAATCACTCCT TGGTGCAGAAGGTTGTGGCACATTTCCCTCCAGTACCCCAGCAGCAGCTGCTCCTGGCCCGCCTCCACAGTGGGTCCCCCAGGTGCATCAGCTGTGCTGTGGTGGGCAACGGGGGCATCCTGAACAACTCCCGAATGGGCCAGGAGATAGACAGTCATGACTACGTTTTTCG ATTGAGCGGAGCTGTCATTAAGGGCTATGAACAGGATGTGGGTACTCGGACTTCCTTCTACGGCTTCACAGCCTTCTCCCTGACCCAGTCACTACTTATACTGGGCAATCGGGGTTTCCACCACGTGCCTCAGGGGAAG GACGTCCACTACCTGCACTTCCTGGAAGGCGCCCGGGACTTTGAGTGGCTGGAAGCGCTGCTTCTGAATCAGACTGTGAAGGGAAACTCCTTTCCCTGGTTCAG GCGCAGGCCCCAGGAAGCTTTTCGGGACGCCTTACAATTGGACAGATACCTGTTGCTGCACCCAGACTTGCTCCGGTATATGAAGAACAG GTTTTTGAAGTCTAAGACCCTGGACACTGCCCACTGGAGAATATACCGCCCCACCACTGGGGCCCTCGTGCTGCTTACTGCCCTTCAGCTCTGTGACCAGGTAAG TGCCTATGGCTTCATCACGGAGGGCCACGAGCGCTTCTCAGATCACTACTATGATAAGTCATGGAAACGACTGATCTTTTACATAAACCATGACTTCAAGTTAGAGAGAATGCTCTGGAAGAAGCTGCACGATGAAGGTATGATTCGGCTGTACCAGCACCCTGCAACTTCCAAAGCAAAGAACTGA
- the ST6GALNAC1 gene encoding alpha-N-acetylgalactosaminide alpha-2,6-sialyltransferase 1 isoform X1: protein MMRSCLRRLRRLGWAVQWPLLLAVLIFFLFVLPSFIREPNKKPFRYQDTVKLKERSPGSLQKASSQTPKMGKRTTVHVESLQGISANDTWLETTDHRAKGNRTAEAKHSLSVEVLAERQSKVTITAKSWEKKKIMVEMLSPRSQDKGISIVRAEALSMKTTKGRGNQNKTLKTQRTVLVRHQDNRVTTAKPLTPEGQDKRMATSGTVSIGNRREETTISGSQEKRISTRTQTKVKPKVRLEDQATKQRTQATPPSILYQKPTTHRVQRLKAINFKSEPRWDFEENYSLEVGGLQTTCSDSVKVKASRSLWLQNLFLPNLTLFLDSKHFNQSEWDRLEHFAPPFGFMELNHSLVQKVVAHFPPVPQQQLLLARLHSGSPRCISCAVVGNGGILNNSRMGQEIDSHDYVFRLSGAVIKGYEQDVGTRTSFYGFTAFSLTQSLLILGNRGFHHVPQGKDVHYLHFLEGARDFEWLEALLLNQTVKGNSFPWFRRRPQEAFRDALQLDRYLLLHPDLLRYMKNRFLKSKTLDTAHWRIYRPTTGALVLLTALQLCDQVSAYGFITEGHERFSDHYYDKSWKRLIFYINHDFKLERMLWKKLHDEGMIRLYQHPATSKAKN from the exons GTATCAAGATACAGTGAAACTTAAAGAAAGGTCTCCAGGGTCACTACAAAAGGCTAGCTCCCAGACAcccaaaatgggaaagaggacAACTGTCCATGTAGAGTCCCTACAAGGGATAAGTGCAAACGACACATGGCTCGAGACCACAGACCACAGGGCCAAAGGGAACAGGACAGCAGAAGCCAAGCATTCTTTGTCAGTGGAGGTACTGGCAGAGAGGCAAAGCAAGGTGACCATCACAGCAAAGAgttgggaaaagaagaaaattatggtGGAGATGCTGTCACCAAGAAGTCAAGACAAAGGGATAAGCATTGTCAGGGCAGAGGCCCTATCAATGAAGACAACCAAAGGAAGGGGGAACCAGAACAAGACACTAAAGACCCAAAGGACAGTGTTAGTAAGGCATCAGGACAACAGGGTGACCACAGCAAAGCCACTCACTCCTGAAGGTCAGGACAAGAGGATGGCCACCTCAGGAACAGTGTCAATAGGAAACAGAAGGGAAGAAACTACCATCTCAGGTTCCCAGGAAAAGAGAATCTCCACCAGGACCCAAACAAAAGTCAAACCCAAAGTGAGGTTGGAGGATCAGGCAACCAAGCAGAGAACCCAGGCCACCCCACCATCTATCCTTTACCAGAAGCCCACcacacacagagtccagagactgaAGGCCATCAACTTCAAGTCTGAGCCTCGGTGGGATTTTGAGGAAAATTACAGCTTGGAAGTAGGAGGCCTACAGACG ACCTGTTCCGACTCTGTGAAGGTCAAAGCCTCCAGATCACTGTGGCTCCAGAACCTCTTCCTACCCAACCTCACCCTCTTCCTGGACTCCAAACATTTCAACCAGAGTGAGTGGGACCGCCTGGAACACTTTGCACCACCCTTTGGCTTCATGGAGCTCAATCACTCCT TGGTGCAGAAGGTTGTGGCACATTTCCCTCCAGTACCCCAGCAGCAGCTGCTCCTGGCCCGCCTCCACAGTGGGTCCCCCAGGTGCATCAGCTGTGCTGTGGTGGGCAACGGGGGCATCCTGAACAACTCCCGAATGGGCCAGGAGATAGACAGTCATGACTACGTTTTTCG ATTGAGCGGAGCTGTCATTAAGGGCTATGAACAGGATGTGGGTACTCGGACTTCCTTCTACGGCTTCACAGCCTTCTCCCTGACCCAGTCACTACTTATACTGGGCAATCGGGGTTTCCACCACGTGCCTCAGGGGAAG GACGTCCACTACCTGCACTTCCTGGAAGGCGCCCGGGACTTTGAGTGGCTGGAAGCGCTGCTTCTGAATCAGACTGTGAAGGGAAACTCCTTTCCCTGGTTCAG GCGCAGGCCCCAGGAAGCTTTTCGGGACGCCTTACAATTGGACAGATACCTGTTGCTGCACCCAGACTTGCTCCGGTATATGAAGAACAG GTTTTTGAAGTCTAAGACCCTGGACACTGCCCACTGGAGAATATACCGCCCCACCACTGGGGCCCTCGTGCTGCTTACTGCCCTTCAGCTCTGTGACCAGGTAAG TGCCTATGGCTTCATCACGGAGGGCCACGAGCGCTTCTCAGATCACTACTATGATAAGTCATGGAAACGACTGATCTTTTACATAAACCATGACTTCAAGTTAGAGAGAATGCTCTGGAAGAAGCTGCACGATGAAGGTATGATTCGGCTGTACCAGCACCCTGCAACTTCCAAAGCAAAGAACTGA